DNA sequence from the Staphylococcus epidermidis genome:
ACATCTAATTATGATTCAATTTGATCATGTAGATTATTCATATCATCGAAAACAGCCTGTTTTAAAAGATATTAATATAAGTATTCAACGTGGTGAAAAAATAGGGGTTTTAGGGGAAAGCGGTGCTGGAAAAAGTACTATTGGTTCTTTAATATTAGGTCAATTAAAGCCAACAAAAGGAAAAATAAGTATCGATTCAGGAAAGGTTCTACCTATTTTTCAACATGCGACAGAAAGTTTTGATCGTCAATTCACGATTGAACAGTCTTTGAGAGAGCCACTTTTATTTTATCGACAATTAATACGACAAAATATCAAAAATATCATTCTTAACTATTTAATTGAATTTAATTTGTCTACAGATCTAATAACAAAGTTTCCTCAAGAGGTAAGTGGTGGGCAACTACAAAGATTAAATATTATACGTTCTCTCTTAGCACAACCAGATATATTGGTTTGTGATGAAATAACTTCGAACTTAGACGTCATGGCCGAACAAAATGTAATCAATATTTTACTTAACGAAAAAAACATTCAAAATAAAACACTAATCGTCATCTCGCATGATTTATCTGTTTTACAAAGGTTAACGAATAGGATAATAGTTATCAAAGACGGTCAAATAGTAGATGATTTTAAAAGTAAAGATTTATTTAGCCATAAAAGACATCCATATACAAAACTATTAATTCAAACGTATGAATATTGAATATAGTCATAGTCATTTAAATGATTAAGATATTTTTCATTCACATAATAACCCCCAAAAGTTGGAATTAAAATCTAACTTTTGGGGGTTATTAGTTAATCATTTGAGTAAATTTTACCGCTATATAATCATTTTACTTTAGGAATGCCTGTTTAATTCTCTTTAGTTGTTCAATCGTTATTTGATTGCCACCTTCACCAAAATACCATGCATTGGACTCAAATTGTTAATTACAGATATCGATCTAAAACCTCACATATTGCATATATTGTGTCATCAATAACTGTAATATTTTTATTTTTAAAAAATGATGTGTGTTCTATAAATTGATTAGTCACAAAATAACCTTGGCTCGCATGTTCAAGCATATGAACATCATTGTGATCATTACCAAAAGCGATATAATCACTATTAGTTCCTAAAATATATTGAATAGTAGTATACTTATCAACGCCACGTGCCGTTACATCAATATAGGACTCACTGTAATGACGAATTAATTCAATACCATGAGACTGACTTACTAATTGATGAGCAATCATGTCAAAATCTTTGTTATCTATATTTAATAGAATTGCTTTTATAGGATTTCGAATCTCATCCATATCTAGAGATTGTGCTTTACCATCAGGATCAATGCGTTGATACAGTTCATTATTACTATCCAAATTTGAAGCATAATTAAATTTATCATCAATGATGTATGATAATTGATATTTCTTTATAATTTTTTTAATTAGACTGATATCATGCTCATTGATTACCGAAACAATTTCGATTTGTCCATTTTTAGAGATAATTGAGCCATTACCACCAATCAAGGTATCATCCGCAAATTCAGGAATGACTGGAAGCAAGTCTCTAATGGGACGTGCTGAAGCAAATATTACATTGTGA
Encoded proteins:
- a CDS encoding dipeptide/oligopeptide/nickel ABC transporter ATP-binding protein yields the protein MIQFDHVDYSYHRKQPVLKDINISIQRGEKIGVLGESGAGKSTIGSLILGQLKPTKGKISIDSGKVLPIFQHATESFDRQFTIEQSLREPLLFYRQLIRQNIKNIILNYLIEFNLSTDLITKFPQEVSGGQLQRLNIIRSLLAQPDILVCDEITSNLDVMAEQNVINILLNEKNIQNKTLIVISHDLSVLQRLTNRIIVIKDGQIVDDFKSKDLFSHKRHPYTKLLIQTYEY
- a CDS encoding HAD-IIB family hydrolase, producing the protein MNFIFDIDGTICFDGCSIDSSIKQRLFKLRQANHNVIFASARPIRDLLPVIPEFADDTLIGGNGSIISKNGQIEIVSVINEHDISLIKKIIKKYQLSYIIDDKFNYASNLDSNNELYQRIDPDGKAQSLDMDEIRNPIKAILLNIDNKDFDMIAHQLVSQSHGIELIRHYSESYIDVTARGVDKYTTIQYILGTNSDYIAFGNDHNDVHMLEHASQGYFVTNQFIEHTSFFKNKNITVIDDTIYAICEVLDRYL